CAGGTAATAACCGGTAATGGTTTGCTGTTTGGTTCCTCCAGGTTTATCGGCGCCCCCTTCAAAGGTCTGAACTGTCCGGTTTAACCATGGAGCAGTATTATAAAAGAACGTTTTGTAAAACCGGGGATCCCTGCCTACAAAAGGATTTTTAGAATCATATCCTGAACCAATATCCTTAATTCCCAGACCATTTGCCATTCCAAAAGCATCGATAAACTCCTGGGTTGGACTGGTTCGTCCATTCCCCACATAATATCCAACCGGACCATTATCGTTTTCGCAGTTATAATTATCACCTTCTGATTGTTTTGCGAAAATACGTTCGGTGTTTATCTGGGTAATGAAAACATCCTTAAATGAAGGGACAAGGCTAAATACATTAAGGTTCATTATAGCTTTGGAGGCTTCTGCTGCTTGTTTCCAGCGCTCGGCCGAAAAATCAGCATAACCAGTAAGCTCATTGGTTCCGTCAATATTTCCGCCATTGTACAAGGGACTTGCAGCATACAGCAGAACCCTGGCTTTTAAGGCAAGAGCTGCCGCCTTTGTCGGTCTGTCTATATTCTGAGGATCAACCGGATCCGGAAGCAAACTGTCTTTAATCGCATCACACTGGTCGGAAATAAATTTGACACAATCGGCAAAAGAATTTCTTGGCAGGTTCAAGTCATCACCCAATTGATAAACCTTATCAACAATAAGCGGAACGCCACCATAACGTTTTACCAGTTCGAAGTAAAACATAGCTCTTAAAAACTTAGCCTCTGCTTTCCATACATGGTTAAACGGGGTTCCGTTTGCCAGCTTCCCTTTTAAGGGGACATTATCAATATTGGTAATGAAAATATTTGTCTGCCGGATTGCGGTATAGTATGTATTCCACTGATCATCCGGATACCCGCTAGAGGTATAAGTACCGGTAGCCAACTGTTGAACCGATGTATTTGAAGTATTTGACGAAATTGCGTCATCGGTAGCAGCATCCAGAAAATCGCCACCAACCCTGTTATACATGGCAGGGAGACTCCGATAAGTATCGTACAGGAATCTACGGGCATCAACACCGGCAGAATCATTCTTATTAAAAAGGAGGTCGAGGGTTTCTTGTTCTATGGGCACATCCTCGAGTAAGCTCTTACACGATGTTGCACAAAAAATTACAATAACCGCCCACAATAAATTATAAATATTTTTTTTCATCTTCCTAAAATTAAAAGAGTCTATAGCTTAATATTTATACCTACATTAATAATCCGTTGAATAGGATATGAGGTATTCCCATAAATTTCCGGGTCGAACAATTTGTAAGGGGTTGCCGTAAATAGATTCTGAACATTGGCAAAAATTCTCATTCCGGCTATTCTCAATTTGTTATTGGCCGCCATCGGGATAGTATATCCTATGTCGACATTCTTAACCCTGAAATATTCGCCCGGATGGGTCCAATAACTCGAATTATTCATATAAGGCGTATTATTCCAGTTAACTCCGGCAGTAAGACGTGGAAAAGTTGCAGTAGCTGCAGTTTCGGGAGTCCACCTTC
The nucleotide sequence above comes from Bacteroidota bacterium. Encoded proteins:
- a CDS encoding RagB/SusD family nutrient uptake outer membrane protein, which gives rise to MKKNIYNLLWAVIVIFCATSCKSLLEDVPIEQETLDLLFNKNDSAGVDARRFLYDTYRSLPAMYNRVGGDFLDAATDDAISSNTSNTSVQQLATGTYTSSGYPDDQWNTYYTAIRQTNIFITNIDNVPLKGKLANGTPFNHVWKAEAKFLRAMFYFELVKRYGGVPLIVDKVYQLGDDLNLPRNSFADCVKFISDQCDAIKDSLLPDPVDPQNIDRPTKAAALALKARVLLYAASPLYNGGNIDGTNELTGYADFSAERWKQAAEASKAIMNLNVFSLVPSFKDVFITQINTERIFAKQSEGDNYNCENDNGPVGYYVGNGRTSPTQEFIDAFGMANGLGIKDIGSGYDSKNPFVGRDPRFYKTFFYNTAPWLNRTVQTFEGGADKPGGTKQQTITGYYL